TATTCACCAACTTTTTAATAAAcgtaacaaaattcaaattcaaaacttctttatttatttaggcctatatatcacaggcacttatgaagcgttcatacatataatatatttacataaatgtaaggggatggtgataacttcgtttgccaacttaaacctaaagctacgagggttccaaacgcgccctggtctaagagcccacaaaaaacttagccgggtaattttttttttgttatcaccatcttacacaGTAAATTTTTATCGTAAAATTGTTTAGTTGTTAAAATGTATGAATAttgtttatggtttttttaaacAGACAAAACGCCTAACATCTGGGATACTCTGTGTCACAATAACCCCGAAAGCATTAGTGATGGAACGAACGCGGACGATGCTTGCAAATCTTTCGAGTTCTACAAACGGGATATTGATATGCTGAAATTTGTTGGAGTGGACTTTTACAGATTTTCCATATCATGGCCCAGGTTGTTACCCAATGGATTCGCGAATAAAATAAGCGAGATAGGATATGAGTATTACAACAACTTCATTAACGAATTGCTGGCCAACAATATCGAGCCTGTCATCACTATGTACCATTGGGACCTGCCGCAGAATCTTCAAGATCTTGGTGGATGGGCAAATCCACTAATTGCAGACTGGTTCGGTGACTACGCACGAGTTTTGTACAAACTATTCGGCGATCGAGTTAAGATGTGGGTGACCATTAATGAACCCAAGCAAATTGGACTAATGGGGTACGGAATGAAAAGAATGGCGCCCGCATTAAATGCTACTGGTATTGGTGAATATTTAACGGCGAAGAATATTGTTATGGCTCACGCGAGATCTTGGCATATTTACAATGAGGAATTTAGAGACACCCAAAAAGGTATTTCTTATGAGATCTAATAATATAGATTCACCCTAATATTAATTATCTGTGTCAATGTCATTATGCTGTACAAGTTTATAGTCTGTCTATCGTTTTGGATctcaataaaatgatttaaggtggtgtcagaagtgggatcatTTTATCTTcatataataactttttatactaAAGGGTTCCATAAAAACTCCGTAATCCAATCTGTCACGTAGATCCCAGATCCATAACTTCAAATCTGTCCTGATCTGTCGCTATAACACGTTTGCATCGGGACgtggtttatataaaatatgtgcATTTAATATTGcagaaaaaactattattactttagaaaaatacaatacaatcaTTGGTAAAAGAGGGAGTTACCTCGAGCCTTGCTTCCAGGTGTATGCGGCATTACAATTGCCACGGACTTTCGTGAGGGGGTTACCGATTCTCCAGAGGACATTGAAGCCGGTCTCGACGCTATAGAATTTGAGGTTGGCTTGTACAGCCATCCTATATTCTCTTCAAAGGGCGGATTTCCAGAACGTGTTATAAAACGAGTCGGTGCTAGTAGTGCTGAGCAGGGTTATCCAAATAGTAGATTGCCTGAATTTACGCCAGAAGAAATTGAATATGTCAAAGGTTTGTATTAGGCTTGTTTTTCTAACATGTTGTTAAATTAGTTATCTACTAGACTTATATGagtaattaagtaaaatatGAGTAATTAGATAGAATCGCAACGACACCAAATCACTACTTTctccattcattcattttctTGGTCTTCGTTTTTGAACTGAACTGCCGATACCGTATCGCCTATTTACAGAATCGTCAAAAATATAACTGTTCAGAACTGGGAATCAAATATTTTGTtccaaatacaaaatttataatttttttatatgctctAAAGTTTTTTGACAAATCTGGGTGCCaggtgtgagattttctacctgcGTTTACTTATTCCATCGCGTGAATGTTAGCTACGATTCTTATGGTATCGAAGAGCGCCATCTCGTGACAGTTTCCTAGTGTTGTTGTTTTGTTGTGTGGTAAGGCGCGCTCTAAAAAATGCTCCATCCCATTCACACTCATAGtatttcttcttttgctttttggcGTTTAGGGAAGTGTGCCAAATCAGCATATTGTACTTCGTTAATTTCACTTGTGTTGAAAATTGGCATTTCTAttctttaatttacttttataaatatttacgtgtattatattcataaaaatattcttcagctatcttagtacccatagcacaagctacgcctactttagggctagatggcgatgtgtgtattgtcgaagtatatatattttttaatatatttttaattttgagacATTGTCATTCGGTATGAGTTTGGCACTCGTTTGGCCAATCGCGACTTAAGGCTGCTAATCCACCAGCGTAAACGTTTGGTAATTCTAGAATGTTCTTTACCTATAGATTTTTCAACATTTAAGGTACCAGTGACTTCTATGGCTTCAACCACTACTCCTCAAAATTTTACACGCGCAGTGAGTATAAGCCTGGAACGTATGCCGTACCTTCTTACGATGATGACATCGGTGCAGATTTCACTTACCTGGATTATGAGAAGGGTGCTGTACCTCATGTCACAGTAAGCCAAGTTTTATATATGTGACCTTATTGTCTgtgttttttaatatcatcgTAGCACTCAGAcgaatgttttttataaatctcgcAAAAACTAGCTATTTTCTCGAGCACATGTCCATATGCATGGGATATTTAGTACAGATATATTATGAATgggctttttaaatttacaacgtgtaacagaattacgaaataatattgaaattaatatttcattaagaatcaccctttaaaatattaaatcaaaataagcatatttattattccatacaaacgaattcaaaacattctaagtgtttacttatgacaaccctatcgaagttaaaagaccgacacgagcatagtaccttcgctgcgcaacgcgtacctaataaagttacaggagtcacatgcttttacaaaataaaatcatgtaactcctgtatatatgtatgtgatAGTGGCTTACTCTAAAACTGTTGGGtcttcagtttcacagataagtatcAGAGATCGTACAtattgtacctctaaagcctgtgaagtattatttcggttttcatctACACCTTGTATTTAAGTATGATGCAATGCATGCATTTACCAAATATTATCGAGTTCTGTTAAttgttttgtacaatttataatatagctcAGCTTaaggatagttttttttatatatatatttggtacAGCATGCCGACTATCTTGCGTGATGGAAAGCAATTATGAGATCTAAGTTTGGGTGCGCTTGCCTACAAAATGCCTATTCAATTTTGCCTTGAAAGCATTGCGGTTTTAGACAGGAAACACtggcattatttttttttaggactacccatcatattttgtatgtagttttaaaaatacttacctgcttataattccgagcgctgaacgatgaataccggtgtacggataaacccgattgGGTTTTTGATACGCCGCAACAGATGTATAATTAAAAGCCTTCCAAACCGTAGTGGTACAACACACATTTTGATGATTTTGGATATGAATTAAAGTCTGCGAGGCCTGAAACCCGAGTTATTTGACTATTCGTAAGGACGGCCAACAGCTATCTACACTTAGGTAACCAACGTGGTGACGGTTGAATCTCTTCTCATCCTAAGAGCAGACTTGTTCCCTGTAATAGGATTTTAATGGTtttataatccttactaataatacTTCTAAAAGCTGAGCCACATCTTGTCACTCTATGACTATGTTATATCCACCTCATGACGTAGATATGCCTTGCGATAGTGGGATTTTGTTACAATGGTACCATACGGATATGATTATTTCggcatattgttttttttttttttttgttaagcaCGCTCTGATGTGCAATGTTAGCAAACCTTCTTAACATGTAATAGctttaagttttcatgtaagtgaatattgttcttatgaaaacattaaatttcttaaaccgcaatattataaatgcaaaagtgtgtttgtttgttcgttccTTTGTCTGTGTTTAGCGCCCTAtctaaccaataaaaaaaaaaatttttagcatcgagttagttgaaaggacagagtaATATAGGCTTCTTTATATCCCTGGAAATGAACTGGTGCACACGGGATTTTTGAAACACCGTTATAAACCGCCGATTACGAACGCGTGGAATTGTGATAattgtgattttattttcaGGTAATACCACACGGTATAAGGAAAGCTCTGAAATGGGTAAAAGACAATTGCAACAACCCGCCAATATTTATAACCGAAAACGGTTTCGGTACCTTCGGAGGCCTGAAGGACGCTACCAGGATATCATACTACAGGAGATACCTCGACTCGATTTTGGACGCTATAGAGCAAGACGGTTGCAATGTCGTCTCATA
Above is a genomic segment from Pararge aegeria chromosome 23, ilParAegt1.1, whole genome shotgun sequence containing:
- the LOC120634168 gene encoding myrosinase 1-like is translated as MRKLPQGLKLGVATAAYQIEGAWNFADKTPNIWDTLCHNNPESISDGTNADDACKSFEFYKRDIDMLKFVGVDFYRFSISWPRLLPNGFANKISEIGYEYYNNFINELLANNIEPVITMYHWDLPQNLQDLGGWANPLIADWFGDYARVLYKLFGDRVKMWVTINEPKQIGLMGYGMKRMAPALNATGIGEYLTAKNIVMAHARSWHIYNEEFRDTQKGVCGITIATDFREGVTDSPEDIEAGLDAIEFEVGLYSHPIFSSKGGFPERVIKRVGASSAEQGYPNSRLPEFTPEEIEYVKGTSDFYGFNHYSSKFYTRSEYKPGTYAVPSYDDDIGADFTYLDYEKGAVPHVTVIPHGIRKALKWVKDNCNNPPIFITENGFGTFGGLKDATRISYYRRYLDSILDAIEQDGCNVVSYTAWSLIDNFEWSSGLSIKFGLFEVDFDDENRKRTARASALWYKKLISTRMLDSNDDDIPELVEHIF